A window of Gemmatimonadota bacterium contains these coding sequences:
- a CDS encoding M61 family metallopeptidase yields the protein MRNLGSLPVRLVSLGLLLVASPVGVRGQASPVPAAQPAAPARPVLYDIRFPNAVHREAEVTVTFHTVPTGPLRVRMARSSPGRYALHEFAKNVYAVKAATLTGRPLVVTRVSPHEWVVTGHQGAVVFGYTLYADRADGTYAGIDETRAHLNIPATFAFAPALATRAVEVTFHRPDPSWRIATQLEPTDDPERFKAPNLQYFMDSPTHLGRLDVREWTVTSGGRTQTIRLALDHTGTESEATQFTEMTKKVVLEAAALFGELPAFDFGTYTFVACYRSNCAGDGMEHRNSTSVTSSASLAQNAMGLLGTVSHEFFHAWNVERIRPRSLEPFDFTEANMSGELWLAEGFTNYFGPLIIARAGLITPNDYARRLGGAINTLTTSPARTFAGAVGMAQQAPFVDAAVSIDPNNRQNTFISYYTYGEALGIALDLTLRARTPAVTLDDFMREMWVRHGKAQTAALAPARPYTLADAERALATVTKDSAFAQRFFRDYVVGGALPDYAPLLEHAGFLLRPARPGKAWMGDTRLSASQGEVIVAGPTTIGSPMYVAGIAAGARITRVGEKVISTTQDLLSAIGDRKPGDTVRLTWIGRAGETSALVKLGEDPNVEVVAFEDAGRTPTAAQLAFRAAWVGSRQR from the coding sequence ATGCGAAACCTCGGATCCCTCCCCGTCCGGCTCGTCAGCCTGGGCCTGCTGCTCGTCGCCTCGCCCGTCGGCGTGCGAGGCCAGGCGTCGCCGGTTCCCGCCGCCCAGCCGGCCGCACCCGCCCGACCGGTCCTCTACGACATCCGCTTCCCCAACGCCGTGCACCGCGAGGCGGAGGTGACGGTCACCTTCCACACCGTGCCGACCGGCCCGCTCCGTGTGCGCATGGCCCGCAGTTCTCCGGGACGCTACGCGCTGCACGAGTTCGCCAAGAACGTCTATGCGGTGAAGGCGGCGACGCTCACCGGGCGCCCGCTGGTGGTCACGCGGGTCTCCCCGCACGAGTGGGTCGTGACCGGGCATCAGGGAGCCGTGGTGTTCGGCTACACGCTCTATGCCGACCGCGCCGACGGTACCTACGCCGGGATCGACGAGACGCGTGCGCACCTCAACATCCCGGCGACGTTCGCCTTCGCGCCGGCGCTGGCGACGCGGGCCGTCGAGGTCACGTTCCATCGGCCGGATCCCTCCTGGCGGATCGCGACGCAGCTCGAGCCCACCGACGACCCCGAGCGCTTCAAGGCGCCCAACCTGCAGTACTTCATGGACTCGCCCACGCACCTGGGACGGCTCGACGTGCGCGAGTGGACCGTGACGAGCGGCGGCCGGACACAGACCATCCGCCTCGCGCTCGATCACACGGGGACCGAGTCCGAGGCCACCCAGTTCACCGAGATGACCAAGAAGGTCGTCCTGGAGGCCGCCGCGCTCTTCGGCGAGCTCCCGGCGTTCGACTTCGGCACCTACACCTTCGTCGCCTGCTATCGCAGCAACTGCGCCGGCGACGGGATGGAGCACCGCAACTCGACCTCGGTCACGTCGAGCGCCTCGCTCGCGCAGAACGCGATGGGCCTCCTCGGGACGGTCTCGCACGAGTTCTTCCACGCGTGGAACGTCGAGCGCATCCGGCCGCGGTCGCTCGAGCCGTTCGACTTCACCGAGGCCAACATGAGCGGCGAGCTCTGGCTCGCCGAGGGGTTCACGAACTACTTCGGCCCGCTGATCATCGCACGCGCGGGGCTCATCACGCCGAATGACTACGCCCGCCGGCTGGGCGGGGCGATCAACACGCTCACCACTTCGCCGGCGCGGACCTTCGCCGGCGCCGTCGGCATGGCGCAGCAGGCCCCGTTCGTCGACGCGGCCGTCTCGATCGACCCCAACAACCGGCAGAACACGTTCATCTCGTACTACACCTACGGCGAGGCCCTCGGGATCGCGCTCGACCTGACGCTCCGCGCGCGGACGCCGGCGGTGACGCTCGACGACTTCATGCGCGAGATGTGGGTGCGGCACGGCAAGGCGCAGACCGCGGCGCTTGCGCCGGCGCGGCCCTACACGCTCGCCGACGCGGAGCGCGCGCTCGCGACCGTGACGAAGGACAGCGCGTTCGCGCAGCGATTCTTCCGCGACTACGTCGTCGGCGGCGCGCTGCCGGACTACGCGCCGCTGCTCGAGCATGCCGGCTTCCTGCTGCGGCCCGCGCGGCCGGGGAAGGCGTGGATGGGCGACACGCGCCTCTCGGCGTCCCAGGGCGAGGTCATCGTCGCCGGCCCGACGACGATCGGCTCGCCGATGTACGTCGCTGGCATCGCGGCCGGCGCACGGATCACGCGCGTGGGCGAGAAGGTGATCTCGACCACGCAGGATCTCCTCTCCGCGATCGGGGATCGGAAGCCCGGCGACACGGTCCGCCTGACGTGGATCGGGCGCGCGGGCGAGACGTCGGCACTGGTGAAGCTGGGCGAGGACCCGAACGTCGAGGTGGTGGCGTTCGAGGATGCGGGGCGGACGCCGACCGCGGCGCAACTCGCGTTCCGTGCGGCCTGGGTCGGCAGCCGCCAGCGCTAG